A stretch of Triticum aestivum cultivar Chinese Spring chromosome 1D, IWGSC CS RefSeq v2.1, whole genome shotgun sequence DNA encodes these proteins:
- the LOC123158431 gene encoding MDIS1-interacting receptor like kinase 2 — MLPVYMPNLEHLNLSSNQFVGEIPASLAKLTKLQSLILGSNSLSGGIPPVLGSISGLRALELHSNPLGGAIPASLGNLRSLERINVSLALLDSTIPRELSGCTNLTVVGLAGNKLSGKLPVSLAKLTKIQEFNVSKNMLTGTILPDYFTAWTHLMVFQADRNRFNGEIPTEIGMALRLEFLSLATNNLSGPIPSVIGRLTDLKLLDLSENELSGTIPRTMGNLTRLEVLRLYDNKLTGRLPAEFGNMTALQRLSISTNMLEGEIPAELAGLPNIRGLIAFENLFSGAIPPGLGGNGLLSMVSMSDNRFSGGLPPGLCKSAPRLRFLALDNNHLTGDVPACYSNFEKLERFRMAGNRLAGNLSGILGSQLPDLYYIDLSWNLFEGELPEHWPQFRSLSYLHLDGNKIGGTIPPGYGAMAALRDLSLASNRLTGTIPPELGKLALLKLNLGHNMLSGRIPVTLGNIATMLLLDLSENDLHGGVPAELTMLSSIWYLNLSGNSLAGEVPALLGKMSTLETLDLSGNPGLCGDVAGLNSCHLNSDSGGSRRHKARLNLVILLAVAAALLASVAAVACVVVRRKRRTGEGEDTPETERTATARGSAMALQASIWGKDVEISFGDILAATEQFDEAYCIGKGSFGSVYQADLPGGHCLAVKKLDASETDDAFRGISEKSFENEVRALTHVRHRNIVKLHGFCASSGCMYLVYERVERGSLTKVLYGGSCERFDWPARVRAIRGLAHALAYLHHDCSPPMIHRDVSINNVLLDAEYETRLSDFGTARFLAPGRSNCTSMAGSYGYMAPELAYLRVTTKCDVYSFGVVAMEILMGKFPGELISSLYSLDEARGVGESALLLLKDVVDQRLDLPAGKLAGQLVFLFVVALSCVRTNPDARPTMRTVAQELSAQRRSTLDKPFAAISIGDLTILQV, encoded by the exons ATGCTGCCGGTGTACATGCCCAACCTTGAGCACCTCAACCTTTCGTCAAACCAGTTCGTGGGGGAGATACCGGCGTCCCTCGCCAAGTTGACCAAACTTCAGAGCCTTATTCTCGGCTCCAACAGTCTTTCCGGCGGAATACCGCCGGTGCTCGGTTCCATCTCAGGGCTAAGAGCGCTCGAGCTGCACAGCAACCCGCTGGGCGGCGCCATCCCCGCCTCTCTCGGCAACCTCCGTTCGCTGGAGCGCATCAATGTCAGCCTCGCTCTGCTGGACTCAACCATTCCGAGGGAGCTCAGCGGCTGCACCAACCTTACCGTCGTCGGCCTCGCCGGGAACAAGCTCTCTGGGAAGCTGCCGGTGTCGTTGGCCAAGCTGACGAAAATACAGGAGTTCAACGTGTCAAAGAACATGCTCACCGGGACGATCTTGCCGGACTACTTCACGGCCTGGACACATCTCATGGTGTTTCAGGCGGACAGAAACCGTTTCAACGGCGAGATCCCCACAGAGATCGGGATGGCGTTGAGGCTGGAGTTCCTCTCCCTGGCAACCAACAACCTCTCCGGCCCGATCCCGTCGGTCATCGGAAGGCTGACAGACCTGAAGCTATTGGACCTCTCCGAGAATGAACTCTCCGGTACGATCCCACGGACCATGGGCAACCTCACCAGATTAGAGGTTCTTCGGCTGTATGACAACAAGCTCACCGGCCGGTTGCCGGCCGAGTTCGGGAACATGACGGCGCTCCAGAGGCTGTCCATAAGCACCAATATGCTTGAGGGCGAGATTCCGGCCGAGCTCGCCGGCTTGCCAAACATCCGCGGCCTGATCGCCTTCGAAAACCTCTTCTCCGGCGCCATACCGCCGGGTCTTGGCGGGAACGGCTTGTTGTCCATGGTCAGCATGTCAGACAACAGGTTCTCCGGTGGGCTGCCACCGGGGCTGTGCAAGAGCGCGCCGCGCCTCCGGTTTCTCGCGTTGGACAACAACCACCTCACCGGCGACGTGCCCGCCTGCTACAGCAACTTTGAGAAGCTTGAGCGCTTCCGCATGGCAGGCAACCGACTGGCCGGAAATTTGTCAGGGATCCTCGGGTCGCAGCTGCCGGACCTGTACTACATTGACCTGTCCTGGAACCTGTTTGAAGGCGAGCTCCCGGAGCACTGGCCTCAGTTCAGGAGCCTCTCATACCTGCACTTGGATGGCAACAAAATCGGCGGAACAATTCCTCCCGGTTACGGTGCCATGGCTGCATTGCGAGATCTGAGCCTGGCATCCAACCGTCTCACCGGCACGATCCCGCCCGAGCTCGGAAAATTAGCACTGCTCAAGCTGAATCTTGGTCACAACATGTTGTCTGGCCGAATCCCTGTGACACTAGGGAACATCGCCACGATGCTactgctggacctgtccgagaatGATCTTCACGGAGGCGTACCGGCGGAGCTGACAATGTTAAGCTCCATTTGGTACCTGAACCTGAGCGGCAACAGTCTCGCCGGCGAGGTTCCAGCTCTGCTCGGCAAGATGAGCACGCTGGAGACGTTGGACCTCAGTGGCAACCCGGGTCTATGCGGCGACGTAGCTGGCCTGAATTCCTGCCACTTGAATTCTGACAGCGGTGGTTCTCGGCGGCACAAGGCAAGGCTGAACCTTGTCATACTGCTGGCTGTTGCCGCTGCGCTGCTGGCCTCCGTCGCTGCCGTGGCATGCGTGGTGGTCCGCAGGAAGAGACGAACCGGCGAGGGCGAAGATACGCCAGAGACCGAGAGAACGGCGACGGCGAGAGGCAGCGCAATGGCTCTGCAGGCTTCAATATGGGGCAAGGATGTGGAGATCTCCTTCGGTGACATCCTGGCAGCGACGGAGCAGTTCGACGAGGCCTACTGCATAGGCAAAGGCAGCTTCGGGAGCGTGTACCAGGCCGACCTTCCAGGCGGCCACTGCCTCGCCGTGAAGAAGCTGGATGCGTCGGAGACAGACGACGCGTTTAGGGGCATCAGTGAGAAGAGCTTCGAGAACGAGGTGAGGGCCCTGACGCACGTCCGCCACCGGAACATCGTCAAGCTCCACGGGTTCTGCGCCTCCAGCGGGTGCATGTACCTGGTCTATGAGCGCGTCGAGAGGGGCAGCCTCACCAAGGTGCTCTACGGAGGCAGCTGCGAAAGGTTCGACTGGCCGGCAAGGGTACGCGCCATCCGGGGACTGGCGCACGCGCTGGCCTACCTGCACCACGACTGCTCGCCGCCGATGATCCACCGCGACGTGTCCATCAACAACGTCCTGCTTGACGCCGAGTATGAGACCCGGCTGTCGGACTTCGGCACGGCCAGATTCCTCGCGCCCGGGCGCTCCAACTGCACCAGCATGGCCGGCTCCTACGGCTACATGGCACCAG AGCTCGCGTACTTGAGGGTGACGACCAAAtgcgacgtgtacagcttcggcgtCGTGGCCATGGAGATCCTGATGGGCAAGTTCCCGGGCGAGCTCATAAGCTCCTTGTACAGCTTGGACGAGGCGCGTGGTGTGGGCGAGTCGGCGCTCCTGCTGCTCAAGGACGTGGTGGACCAGAGGCTGGACCTTCCTGCCGGGAAATTGGCTGGGCAGCTGGTCTTCCTCTTTGTTGTGGCCTTGTCGTGCGTTCGAACGAACCCTGATGCCCGGCCGACCATGCGCACCGTCGCACAGGAGCTCTCTGCTCAACGGCGGTCTACCTTGGATAAGCCATTCGCTGCCATCAGCATCGGCGACCTTACAATTCTGCAGGTGTGA